In Deefgea piscis, the DNA window GGACGCATATTCGGCAACCGGCATTGCTGCGCCATTGGCGAGTACCGACTTTTTTACCGCGTGCAAACATAAGCTGACCGATGATGGCGTTTTGGCGGTGAATTTATGGAGTATTGATCGCCGGTTCGAGCAGTATTGTGAGCAATTGGCGAGCGTATTTGATGGCCGTTTAATTTGTTTGCCAGCAAGACAAAAAGGCAATGTCATCGCTTTTGCTTTTATGCGTGGACAAAACAATCCGCAGTGGGAGCGATTAGCCGATAAAGCCAAAAAACTCGAAGCTGAGTATGGTCTTGAATTTAATGAATTTGTCAGTGATTTAGCGCGAATGAATCCACATAACGATCGACGTTTGTTTCTCTGATTAGGGCGGGGAATGGGGAATGGGGAGTAGGGAGTCAAAGCGGTGCGATATGGTGTTTTGACTACACCCCAATCCCGACTCCCGACTCCCCATACGAATAAAGGTTTTCAAGTGCTCGCGAATGTGAAAAAATCAGGGTAATCAACGAAATCTTAAATAGGTCGTACTTATGCTCGATCGTGATGGCTATCGGCCAAACGTCGGCATCATTATCATTAATCAACAGAACCAAGTGTTTTGGGGGAAACGCGTGCGAGAGCATTCGTGGCAGTTTCCGCAAGGCGGCATTAAGCAGGGGGAAACTCCTGAGCAGGCGATGTTTCGAGAGCTGGCCGAAGAAGTTGGTCTGCTGCCGGAACATGTAGAAATTGTGGGCCGCACGCGGGACTGGATGAAATATGATGTGCCGACCAATTGGGTGCGCCGTGAATGGCGCGGTACTTATAGAGGACAAAAACAAATTTGGTTTATGCTCAGGCTAGTCGGGAAAGATTCTGACGTTTGCTTGCGTAAAACCACGCATCCCGAGTTTGATGCATGGCGCTGGAATGAATATTGGTCGCCGCTTGAGGCAGTGATTGATTTCAAACGTGGCGTATATGAAGCAGCTTTGGGTGAGTTAGCGCGATTGATTGGTCAACATCCGCCTTCAGTCGTCAACTAAAACAGCATTAGAACGGGCGGCTTGGGTCGCCCGTTTTTTTATTTGGATCTTATGTCCGATTTCAATCGCTCATCGAGTGAGCATCTATGGCAATCGCTATCCCTATTTAATATTTTCCGGCTATTAATCGTGATCGGCTTGATGGTGGGGGCGTTTTTACTCACCGGTGAGAGCTTGTTAGAGCGCGATCATTTTTGGGTGGTGATTTGGATTTTAGGGTGTTACACCCTGTGCGGGATTATTTTTGCCTTTGGCATTGCCAAAAAATGGCCGCGTTTTGACGTGCAATTGTCGATTCATGTGTTGATTGATGTGATTTTTATTGTGGCGTTGATGCATCTCGGTGGCGGGATTAAAAGCGGATTTGGGATTTTATTATTGCCGTATTTAGCTGGCGCCGGTTTGATTGCCCGTGGGCGAATGACGATCTTTCATGCGGCGATTGCCAGCATTGCTTTACTGGCTGAAATGCTGTGGAGCGCGATTCACGGTGATTTAGAGTCAACGATACCAATGTCGACGGTATTTCTCTGTATCGCTTCATTTGCGGTGGCTTGGCTAGCATACCGCCTCTCTCGGTATGCCGAAGAAAACCGCGAATTAGCGGAGCGACGTAGTGTCGATATTGCAAATTTAGGTCAGCTCAATACGCGGATTTTACAAGACGTGTCTGACGGTGTGCTGGTGGTGGATAGCCGTAATTTAATTCAGCAATTTAATGAGCAAGCCGTTCGAGTCACCGGGGTTCGTACTGATTTAGGTAGCCCATTGGCGGCGGATTTTCCTGAATTGGCGGCGCCGTTACACCGCTGGCGCGAGTTTCCAGAGCTGGGCAGTAGTGAATTAGTGCAAACGGCGGGTGGGCGCAATACTTTACGAGCGCGTTTTGTGTCTTTAACGCATGATTCGAGCGGGAATGTGCTGATTTATCTCGAAGATATGGCGCGCTTACGCCGAGAATCACAGCAATTAAAACTCGCAGCGCTGGGGCGTTTAACCGCCAATCTGGCGCATGAGATTCGCAATCCTTTAGGTGCAATTAGCCATGCGGCTGAGCTGATGCGTGAAGAAGCGAATGATGATCCCTTATTGCAAAAATTGACGCGAATTATTAACGACAATAGCCAACGCCTTGAGCGAATGGTGAAAGACGTTTTAGAGCTTAATCGTCGTGATCGTGTTGAGCGTATCGATATTCACTTGGCCGATTGGCTGGCCAATTTTGTCGATGAATTTCGCCAGCAAGAAAAAATACCGGTGCAGCTCGCTATTATTTGCCCGCCGGATGCGACGGTACGGTTTGATGTGGGGCATTTGCATCAAGTGCTATGGAATTTATCGCGCAATGGTTGGCGCTATTGCTTAAAGCAAGATCATAGTCTGCGTTTTACCGTGAGTGAATTTCGCTCTGGCTGGATGCTCAGTGTCATTAACGATGGACCTAGGGTACCGAGCGACGCGCAGAGCCAGCTGTTTGAGCCTTTTTTTACCACTGAAAGTAAAGGCACCGGTTTAGGTTTGTATATTGCGCGGGAGATTTGCGCCGCCAATGCCGCTTTACTGGAGTATCAATCCCCGCCTGAGAGCGGCGCTTGTTTTCGAATTTTATTTGGATATACCGATGGCGAAAAAATCTAAAGTATTACCCCGAGTTTTGGTGGTGGATGATGAGCCTGATTTGGCCGATTTACTCGAATTAACTTTGCTCAAAATGGGGCTGGCGGTTGAAACCGCCAATGGGGTGATTGCCGCGAAAGCTTTGATTGATAAGCAGCATTTTGATTTGTGTTTAACCGATATGCGTATGCCCGATGGTGAGGGCTTGGATCTAGTTCGGTATATCCAAAGTAAAGGTTTAGATTTACCGATTGCGGTGATTACGGCATATGGCAATACCGAGAATGCCGTAGCGGCACTAAAAGCGGGCGCGTTTGATTATCTGGCCAAGCCCGTGGCGTTGGAGCAATTGCGGGCTTTAGTCAAATCGGCACTGAAAATTGAAGCTACGC includes these proteins:
- a CDS encoding sensor histidine kinase; translated protein: MSDFNRSSSEHLWQSLSLFNIFRLLIVIGLMVGAFLLTGESLLERDHFWVVIWILGCYTLCGIIFAFGIAKKWPRFDVQLSIHVLIDVIFIVALMHLGGGIKSGFGILLLPYLAGAGLIARGRMTIFHAAIASIALLAEMLWSAIHGDLESTIPMSTVFLCIASFAVAWLAYRLSRYAEENRELAERRSVDIANLGQLNTRILQDVSDGVLVVDSRNLIQQFNEQAVRVTGVRTDLGSPLAADFPELAAPLHRWREFPELGSSELVQTAGGRNTLRARFVSLTHDSSGNVLIYLEDMARLRRESQQLKLAALGRLTANLAHEIRNPLGAISHAAELMREEANDDPLLQKLTRIINDNSQRLERMVKDVLELNRRDRVERIDIHLADWLANFVDEFRQQEKIPVQLAIICPPDATVRFDVGHLHQVLWNLSRNGWRYCLKQDHSLRFTVSEFRSGWMLSVINDGPRVPSDAQSQLFEPFFTTESKGTGLGLYIAREICAANAALLEYQSPPESGACFRILFGYTDGEKI
- a CDS encoding RNA pyrophosphohydrolase, with amino-acid sequence MLDRDGYRPNVGIIIINQQNQVFWGKRVREHSWQFPQGGIKQGETPEQAMFRELAEEVGLLPEHVEIVGRTRDWMKYDVPTNWVRREWRGTYRGQKQIWFMLRLVGKDSDVCLRKTTHPEFDAWRWNEYWSPLEAVIDFKRGVYEAALGELARLIGQHPPSVVN